DNA sequence from the Pedobacter sp. W3I1 genome:
CCGGTAAACGGTAATGAAAATTGTTTTAGTGGGTTCAAAGTACTGTAAAATTTTAGCCTGCAAATGTAGGGATAAAATAATTAGATTAAAAATGTTTTTTGAAAATTGTTGATGTTAATCGGACAGGTTTTCAGAATGTTAATCGAAATACGGAAAGGCCTTACAGGTTTCTGAAACCTGTAAGGCCTATAAGAAGGCTAGTCTGCCAATACCATTTCTTTGTTATTTCTGCTCCATTCGCTCCATGAGCCTACATAAAGTTTAGGGATGGGTAAACCTGCATAATCCATAGCCAGTAGCGTATGGCAGGCGGTAATACCCGAGCCACAGTGTACAATTACGTTTTCGGGTTTAACGTGGGCCAAAGCTTCGGCATATTTTTCTTTCAATATTTCAGGGGCCAGGAAAGCACCCGTAGCATTTAAATTTTCAGTATAGGGAATATTTGCCGCACCAGGGATATGGCCTGCAATTAAATCGATAGGTTCGGTGAGGCCTGCAAAACGGTTGGCATCGCGCACATCGATCACAATATAATCGTCGGTTTTGGCCACTTTTTCTACTTCATTGATATCAGATAGTGGTAAGTTCCATGCTGTGATTTCGTATTTTTCAACAGATTTCGGGATTTCTACTTTATCAGTTGTCGGGAAGCCTGCTTTAACA
Encoded proteins:
- a CDS encoding sulfurtransferase produces the protein MSTKLPPIIKPAELTWLNQDDEIVIIDASAGSKARYDEQHLAGAHFADENNDLANIGDFAVGGRHPLPTFEQFSIVLQKLGITKDSHVIVYDDKNGGNAAARLWWMLKAISHEKVQVIDGGFQAAVKAGFPTTDKVEIPKSVEKYEITAWNLPLSDINEVEKVAKTDDYIVIDVRDANRFAGLTEPIDLIAGHIPGAANIPYTENLNATGAFLAPEILKEKYAEALAHVKPENVIVHCGSGITACHTLLAMDYAGLPIPKLYVGSWSEWSRNNKEMVLAD